A window from uncultured Desulfovibrio sp. encodes these proteins:
- a CDS encoding cation diffusion facilitator family transporter, producing the protein MEHEHTQAKHRAAIFSVLAALGLTLLKLVVGLYTNSLGILSEALHSGLDLLAALMTLYAVRVSSRPADSGHPYGHGKVENLSALAETLLLFLISFWVIYEGIQRLLGGGEPVVPSLWGAVIMAISMIVDINRVRMLRRVARETKSQALEADALHFATDILSSAVVLVGVLAVWLASALHITGPLQKVLVQADTVAALIVAVIIFRASLHMARDAVNTLMDSSSSEECQQIEAAVGALSGITAVRRVRLRTSGPQSFVDLTVGVDPCVRVSEGHRLAHEAELAVDSILPGADVTVHVEPMVSPAAPLDPFMVIQRAAERQGLDVHDIHVLRSGTATRIELHVELPADMPFARAHKQVRAFEEDVSRSLSLEEILTHLEPRDAAASYRGLTAASPEVQAAWDQIRQAVDREPLLSKAHKFSAYATAEQGLCVSFHCEVAADCTVAQAHVISSRLESQLRELLPSLGRVSIHLEPAAASGVEC; encoded by the coding sequence ATGGAGCATGAACACACACAGGCCAAGCACAGAGCCGCCATTTTTTCCGTGCTGGCGGCCCTGGGGCTGACCCTTCTCAAACTTGTGGTGGGGCTGTACACCAACAGCCTGGGGATTCTTTCCGAGGCGCTGCACAGCGGGCTGGACCTGCTGGCTGCGCTCATGACGCTCTATGCCGTGCGCGTGTCCAGCCGTCCGGCGGACAGCGGCCACCCCTACGGGCACGGCAAGGTGGAAAATCTTTCTGCCCTGGCCGAGACCCTGCTGCTCTTCCTCATCAGCTTCTGGGTGATCTATGAAGGCATCCAGCGGCTGCTGGGCGGCGGCGAGCCGGTGGTGCCCTCGCTGTGGGGGGCCGTCATCATGGCCATTTCCATGATTGTGGACATCAACCGCGTTCGCATGCTGCGGCGCGTGGCGCGCGAAACCAAGAGCCAGGCACTGGAGGCCGATGCCCTGCACTTTGCCACGGATATCCTGTCATCGGCCGTGGTGCTGGTGGGCGTGCTGGCTGTCTGGCTGGCCTCGGCGCTGCACATTACCGGCCCCCTGCAAAAGGTGCTGGTGCAGGCAGATACGGTCGCGGCACTCATTGTGGCCGTCATCATCTTCCGGGCCAGCCTGCACATGGCCCGCGATGCCGTGAATACCCTCATGGATTCCAGCTCGTCCGAAGAATGCCAGCAGATCGAGGCGGCCGTGGGAGCGCTGTCCGGCATTACGGCCGTACGCCGGGTGCGCCTGCGCACCAGTGGTCCCCAGTCCTTTGTGGACCTGACGGTGGGGGTGGATCCCTGTGTGCGCGTCAGCGAAGGGCACCGCCTGGCGCATGAGGCCGAGCTGGCGGTGGACAGCATCCTGCCCGGGGCGGATGTGACCGTGCACGTGGAACCCATGGTCTCGCCGGCGGCACCGCTGGACCCCTTCATGGTCATTCAGCGTGCGGCCGAGCGTCAGGGACTGGATGTGCACGATATTCACGTGCTGCGCAGCGGCACGGCCACACGCATTGAACTGCATGTGGAACTGCCTGCCGACATGCCCTTTGCCCGGGCGCACAAACAGGTTCGTGCCTTTGAGGAAGACGTGAGCCGCAGCCTGTCGCTGGAAGAAATCCTGACCCATCTGGAACCGCGGGATGCCGCAGCTTCCTACCGCGGGCTGACGGCGGCTTCGCCGGAAGTCCAGGCCGCATGGGACCAGATTCGCCAGGCCGTGGACCGCGAGCCCCTGCTGAGCAAGGCGCACAAGTTTTCCGCCTATGCCACGGCAGAGCAGGGCTTGTGCGTGAGCTTCCATTGCGAAGTGGCGGCAGACTGCACGGTGGCGCAGGCACACGTCATCTCTTCCCGTCTGGAAAGTCAGCTGCGGGAGCTGCTGCCCTCGCTGGGCCGTGTCAGCATTCATCTGGAGCCGGCCGCTGCCAGCGGAGTGGAATGCTGA
- a CDS encoding outer membrane protein assembly factor BamD yields MLKSSLRSLALAFMLVTLSGCGIIDMIYLPPPEDTAQELFESGNEAMSEKNYVRAVEMYTKLRDAYPFSPYTLEAELALADAYYLDEEYVLAAEAYKDFESMHPRNEAIPYVLYQTGMSLLGQFRSIDRATTEVQEAYNVFSRLKETYPDSPYAKDADEKMARCRKIMAEHELYIADVFWHMKQYGPAWRRYRFIMANFGDVPEVADHAQEKAQAAYLHYREEEANDRRERREGSWRDWFRWL; encoded by the coding sequence ATGCTTAAATCCTCTCTTCGCTCTCTGGCTCTGGCCTTCATGCTCGTTACCCTTTCCGGCTGCGGCATCATCGACATGATTTATCTGCCGCCGCCGGAAGATACCGCTCAGGAGCTTTTCGAGTCCGGCAATGAAGCCATGAGCGAAAAGAACTACGTGCGCGCTGTGGAGATGTATACCAAGCTGCGGGATGCCTATCCCTTCAGCCCCTATACGCTGGAAGCCGAGCTGGCACTGGCCGATGCCTACTATCTTGACGAGGAATACGTGCTGGCCGCCGAAGCCTACAAGGACTTCGAGTCCATGCATCCCCGCAATGAGGCCATTCCCTACGTGCTGTATCAGACCGGCATGTCGCTGCTGGGACAGTTCCGTTCCATCGACCGCGCCACCACGGAAGTGCAGGAAGCCTACAATGTCTTCAGCCGGCTGAAGGAAACCTATCCCGATTCCCCCTATGCCAAGGATGCGGACGAAAAGATGGCCCGCTGCCGCAAGATCATGGCCGAGCACGAACTCTATATTGCCGATGTGTTCTGGCACATGAAGCAATACGGCCCGGCCTGGCGGCGCTACCGCTTCATCATGGCCAATTTTGGCGATGTGCCGGAAGTGGCTGACCATGCCCAGGAAAAAGCCCAGGCCGCCTATCTCCACTATCGGGAGGAAGAGGCCAACGACCGGCGCGAACGGCGGGAAGGTTCCTGGCGAGACTGGTTCCGCTGGCTGTAG
- the trxB gene encoding thioredoxin-disulfide reductase, whose translation MSTFDAAVIGSGPAGITAALYLARSGCSVRLFEQMTSGGQILQTAELENYPGFPKGIKGYELADLFTAHLEGLPVERSASAVTEVSGEAGAFTVKAGKDEVHQCRVVVVCSGAHHRRLGLPGESLLQGRGVSYCALCDGNFFRGQDVAVVGGGNSALEESLYLAKLAAKVYVIHRRDAFRGAKIYQDKLEAMPDKVELVRSSVVSQLHGEKALEGITVRHVTTGEERRIAVQGLFIYVGFEPGTAFLPAALERDAQGFIVTDAEMRTSIPGIFAAGDVRSKLCRQVITAAGDGATAAQAAFVFLEQLHA comes from the coding sequence ATGAGCACCTTCGATGCCGCAGTCATCGGTAGCGGGCCGGCGGGCATCACCGCCGCCCTCTATCTGGCCCGTTCCGGCTGTTCCGTGCGTCTGTTCGAGCAGATGACCTCCGGTGGGCAGATTCTCCAGACGGCCGAGCTGGAGAACTACCCCGGCTTTCCCAAGGGGATCAAGGGCTACGAGCTGGCCGATCTCTTCACGGCGCACCTTGAGGGGCTGCCGGTGGAGCGCAGCGCCAGCGCCGTGACGGAGGTGAGCGGCGAGGCCGGAGCCTTTACCGTCAAAGCCGGCAAGGACGAGGTACACCAGTGCCGTGTGGTGGTGGTGTGCAGCGGCGCCCATCATCGGCGGCTGGGCCTGCCGGGTGAAAGCCTGCTGCAGGGCAGGGGGGTTTCCTACTGTGCCCTGTGCGATGGCAACTTCTTCCGCGGGCAGGACGTGGCCGTAGTGGGCGGGGGAAATTCCGCCCTGGAAGAATCCCTCTATCTGGCCAAGCTGGCTGCCAAGGTCTATGTCATCCATCGTCGCGATGCCTTCCGGGGGGCCAAGATTTACCAGGACAAGCTGGAGGCCATGCCCGACAAGGTGGAGCTGGTACGCAGCAGCGTGGTGAGTCAGCTGCACGGGGAAAAGGCGCTGGAAGGCATTACCGTGCGTCATGTGACCACCGGAGAAGAACGCCGCATTGCCGTTCAGGGTCTCTTCATCTATGTGGGCTTTGAACCGGGAACCGCTTTTCTGCCGGCCGCGCTGGAGCGTGACGCACAAGGATTCATTGTGACGGATGCGGAAATGCGCACGTCCATTCCCGGCATCTTTGCCGCCGGGGACGTTCGCTCCAAGCTCTGCCGTCAGGTCATAACCGCCGCTGGTGACGGCGCAACTGCCGCGCAGGCGGCATTCGTCTTCCTGGAACAGCTCCATGCTTAA
- the trxA gene encoding thioredoxin has translation MAEQITDATFDTLVLKSDQPVLLDFWAPWCGPCRSLAPVIDELSAEYAGRVRIVKMNVDENPATPTKFGIRAIPTLILFKNGEAVEQVTGAVGKDAIKDILDTKALA, from the coding sequence ATGGCTGAACAGATTACTGACGCGACCTTTGATACCCTTGTTTTGAAGTCCGATCAGCCGGTTTTGCTTGATTTCTGGGCGCCCTGGTGCGGCCCCTGCCGCTCTCTTGCCCCTGTCATTGACGAACTGTCAGCGGAATATGCGGGCCGTGTGCGCATCGTCAAGATGAACGTGGACGAAAATCCGGCCACGCCCACCAAATTCGGCATTCGCGCCATTCCCACGCTCATCCTGTTCAAGAACGGCGAAGCCGTGGAACAGGTGACCGGCGCCGTGGGCAAGGATGCCATCAAGGATATTCTTGACACCAAGGCCCTGGCATGA
- the tsaD gene encoding tRNA (adenosine(37)-N6)-threonylcarbamoyltransferase complex transferase subunit TsaD → MLCLGIESSCDETALALVRDGVLLDAVLASQVDVHALFGGVVPELASREHYRFMGVLFDTLMQRTGCRPADLDVVAVSRGPGLLGSLLVGVAFAKGLVLGTGARLLGINHLHAHLLAAGLEEALPFPALGLLVSGGHTHLYRMEGPARFVTLGRTLDDAAGEAFDKAGKLMGLAYPAGRLMDALACAGDDRAVPFPRPYVRNATLDFSFSGLKTAASAYLDSLPPSARWPRPVTTAQGASRVLCDCCASYTRAIVDTLMIKVERTLERQPDLKTLILAGGVAANSHLRARAREVMRRHGGRAIMPAPAYCTDNAVMVAYAGWLLAREGWRHDLSLEAIPRGRPIPDDMRRDGVPHVAA, encoded by the coding sequence ATGCTCTGCCTTGGCATCGAAAGTTCCTGTGACGAAACCGCTCTGGCCCTTGTGCGGGATGGCGTTCTGCTGGATGCCGTGCTGGCCAGTCAGGTGGATGTGCATGCGCTGTTCGGCGGCGTGGTGCCCGAACTGGCGTCGCGGGAGCATTACCGCTTCATGGGGGTGCTCTTTGATACGCTCATGCAGCGCACCGGCTGCCGCCCGGCAGACCTGGATGTGGTTGCCGTGTCGCGCGGGCCGGGACTTCTGGGCAGCCTGCTGGTAGGCGTGGCCTTTGCCAAGGGGCTGGTGCTGGGCACGGGGGCGCGTCTGCTGGGGATTAACCATCTGCATGCCCATCTGCTGGCGGCAGGGCTGGAAGAGGCGCTGCCCTTTCCCGCGCTGGGCCTGCTGGTGTCGGGGGGGCATACGCATCTGTACCGCATGGAAGGCCCTGCACGTTTTGTGACGCTGGGCCGGACCCTGGATGATGCTGCGGGAGAAGCCTTTGACAAGGCCGGCAAGCTCATGGGCCTGGCCTATCCCGCGGGCAGGCTCATGGATGCGCTGGCCTGCGCGGGAGATGACCGGGCCGTGCCGTTTCCGCGCCCCTATGTGCGCAATGCCACGCTGGATTTCAGCTTCAGCGGTCTCAAGACAGCGGCATCCGCCTATCTGGACAGTCTGCCGCCCTCTGCCCGCTGGCCGCGCCCGGTGACGACGGCGCAGGGAGCCTCGCGCGTGCTGTGCGACTGCTGCGCCTCCTACACGCGGGCCATTGTGGATACGCTCATGATCAAGGTGGAGCGCACCCTGGAACGGCAGCCGGACCTCAAGACCCTGATCCTGGCAGGGGGCGTGGCGGCCAACAGCCATTTGCGTGCCCGCGCCAGGGAGGTCATGCGCCGTCACGGAGGGCGGGCCATCATGCCTGCGCCGGCCTACTGCACGGACAATGCCGTCATGGTGGCGTATGCCGGCTGGCTGCTGGCGCGCGAGGGCTGGCGGCATGACCTTTCGCTGGAGGCCATTCCCCGGGGGCGGCCCATTCCCGACGACATGCGCCGGGATGGGGTGCCGCATGTAGCGGCATGA
- the fbp gene encoding class 1 fructose-bisphosphatase, with amino-acid sequence MPEVTVTEHLLLHQKLSPHATGMFTGLLYDLILSGKSIAMRINKAGLLDVLGGTGMVNVQGENVQKLDDIANHILLYRMERCGALCAMSSEEEPDLIRVRPEFPQGDYILIFDPLDGSSNIDVNVNVGTIFSIFHRPEGGSGEVRLEEVLQQGCRQVAAGYMLYGPSTMLVLSTGQGVHGFTLDPGVGEFLLSHPNMQIPEQGYIYSVNEGNRQNWSDASREAVDWFHTTRAANGKHYSSRYVGSLVADFHRTLIYGGIYMYPPDADKPQGKLRLMCEANPLAFLAEQAGGKASDGYGRILERQPDKLHARTPLFIGSRRDVEAVEAIYARYPR; translated from the coding sequence ATGCCTGAAGTTACCGTAACCGAACACCTGCTGCTGCATCAGAAGCTGTCCCCGCATGCCACGGGCATGTTCACGGGCCTGTTGTATGACCTCATCCTTTCCGGCAAGTCCATTGCCATGCGCATCAACAAGGCCGGCCTGCTGGACGTGCTGGGCGGAACCGGCATGGTCAATGTCCAGGGGGAAAACGTCCAGAAGCTGGATGACATTGCCAATCACATTCTGCTCTACCGCATGGAGCGCTGCGGCGCGCTCTGCGCCATGTCCAGCGAGGAAGAACCGGACCTCATCCGCGTCCGTCCCGAATTTCCCCAGGGGGACTACATCCTCATCTTCGACCCGCTGGACGGCTCGTCCAATATTGACGTCAACGTCAATGTGGGAACCATTTTTTCCATTTTTCACCGTCCCGAAGGGGGCAGTGGCGAAGTCCGCCTGGAAGAAGTCCTGCAGCAGGGCTGCCGGCAGGTGGCGGCCGGATACATGCTGTACGGCCCGTCCACCATGCTGGTGCTCAGTACCGGACAGGGGGTGCACGGCTTTACGCTGGACCCCGGCGTGGGAGAATTCCTGCTGTCGCATCCCAATATGCAGATTCCCGAACAGGGCTACATCTATTCGGTGAACGAGGGGAACCGCCAGAACTGGAGCGATGCCTCGCGCGAAGCCGTGGACTGGTTCCATACGACCCGAGCCGCCAATGGCAAGCACTATTCTTCCCGCTATGTCGGCTCCCTGGTGGCGGATTTTCACCGCACGCTCATTTATGGCGGAATCTACATGTATCCGCCGGATGCGGACAAGCCCCAGGGCAAGCTGCGGCTGATGTGCGAGGCCAACCCCCTGGCCTTTCTGGCGGAGCAGGCCGGCGGCAAGGCCTCCGACGGCTACGGGCGCATTCTGGAGCGGCAGCCGGACAAGCTGCATGCTCGCACGCCGCTCTTCATCGGCTCCCGGCGGGATGTGGAGGCCGTGGAAGCCATCTATGCCCGCTATCCCCGCTAG
- a CDS encoding tetratricopeptide repeat protein, translating into MTTEKIDWYREVLELEPNSKVFLPLARLHLQIGQEDEAIAVLEHGLARHPEHLEARLLLVELLYRTGRQEACTRQVSELGRLFSTYAHFWQAWAVCLSATDGPPEVATALRLMAANFLHGPLSLQDLLNRGLDTVLHEPDAATATPAEHAERLSAAAASPAAGTVRCDDASPQGLFVPSPAVSSLLDDVADVADMAVSTPAETPAPVPHDTDTPKAAAPGDSRGPAPHSLLAAVMDAVDDSLDDDVLPAHMPLPRELGLSAAEATEDAPLPDAAAPLADHGRAGQARDEGEGFRPEVSSLPFMAAPETSGEQADEQPSDEEGDEVFSLRTRSMADVLAEQGDLRGALDIYAELLAAAVNVHERVELQQRVDALMARLEGQSGQDESVAGSTAELSGKEKLITVLEALAERVEARAQN; encoded by the coding sequence ATGACAACGGAAAAAATTGACTGGTACAGGGAAGTTCTGGAGCTGGAACCCAATTCCAAGGTCTTTCTGCCGCTGGCCCGGCTCCATCTCCAGATCGGGCAGGAGGATGAGGCCATTGCCGTGCTGGAGCACGGTCTGGCGCGGCACCCCGAACATCTGGAAGCCCGCCTGCTGCTGGTGGAACTGCTGTACCGCACGGGCCGCCAGGAGGCCTGCACCCGGCAGGTCAGCGAGCTGGGCCGGCTGTTCAGCACCTATGCCCATTTCTGGCAGGCCTGGGCGGTCTGCCTTTCCGCCACGGACGGCCCGCCGGAAGTTGCCACGGCGCTGCGCCTCATGGCGGCCAATTTCCTGCATGGTCCCCTTTCCCTTCAGGACCTGCTGAACCGGGGCCTGGATACGGTGCTCCATGAGCCTGACGCCGCCACGGCTACGCCTGCCGAGCATGCGGAGCGTCTGTCCGCAGCGGCGGCGTCCCCCGCAGCGGGCACGGTCCGGTGCGATGATGCGTCGCCGCAGGGTCTGTTTGTGCCCTCTCCGGCAGTGTCCTCGCTGCTGGATGATGTGGCCGATGTTGCCGACATGGCCGTCAGCACGCCGGCGGAAACGCCTGCGCCTGTGCCGCACGATACGGACACGCCGAAGGCCGCTGCCCCGGGCGACAGCCGGGGGCCGGCGCCGCACAGCCTGCTGGCCGCGGTCATGGATGCGGTGGACGACAGCCTGGATGACGATGTGCTGCCCGCGCATATGCCGCTGCCCCGTGAGCTGGGCCTGTCCGCCGCGGAGGCCACGGAGGATGCGCCGCTGCCCGATGCTGCTGCGCCCCTGGCAGACCATGGCCGCGCGGGGCAGGCCCGGGACGAGGGCGAGGGCTTCCGGCCGGAGGTGTCGTCACTGCCGTTCATGGCTGCGCCGGAGACGAGCGGGGAGCAGGCTGACGAACAGCCGTCGGACGAGGAGGGGGATGAGGTCTTCTCCCTGCGCACCCGTTCCATGGCCGATGTGCTGGCCGAGCAGGGAGACCTGCGGGGCGCCCTGGACATTTATGCGGAACTGCTGGCTGCTGCGGTAAATGTGCATGAACGTGTCGAACTTCAGCAGCGTGTGGATGCCCTCATGGCCCGTCTGGAAGGGCAGAGCGGGCAGGACGAAAGTGTTGCCGGCAGTACGGCAGAGCTTTCGGGCAAGGAAAAACTCATTACCGTGCTTGAAGCCCTGGCAGAACGCGTGGAAGCCAGGGCACAGAATTGA
- a CDS encoding septum formation initiator family protein encodes MAARVVILVGLWTINMVLFFHMLWGEGGIMAYRDLKRTYQALEQEIASVDKENLALSREIRLLQTDKQYVEKVVRERLHYVRENELLYLFSSSRDAGSGAADDNGKN; translated from the coding sequence ATGGCCGCGCGCGTTGTCATTCTGGTGGGTCTGTGGACCATCAACATGGTGCTCTTCTTCCACATGCTCTGGGGAGAGGGCGGGATCATGGCCTATCGTGACCTGAAGCGTACCTATCAGGCGCTGGAGCAGGAAATCGCCAGCGTGGACAAGGAAAATCTGGCCCTGAGCCGCGAAATCCGCCTGCTGCAAACAGACAAGCAGTATGTGGAAAAGGTGGTTCGCGAGCGCCTGCACTACGTGCGGGAAAACGAATTGCTCTATCTTTTTTCGTCCTCCAGGGACGCTGGCAGCGGGGCGGCCGATGACAACGGAAAAAATTGA